A genomic segment from Toxotes jaculatrix isolate fToxJac2 chromosome 6, fToxJac2.pri, whole genome shotgun sequence encodes:
- the LOC121183624 gene encoding importin-13-like, with the protein METPGRIASTPDALDFTVENVEKALHQLYYDPNIENKNLAQKWLMQAQVSPQAWQFCWALLSPDKVPEIQYFGASALHTKISRYWSDIPTDQYESLKTQLFSQIACFSSGSKMVLTRLCVALASLALNTMPEAWPGAVAEMVRVFQEEGGGVDGRARCLALLELLTVLPEEFQTSRLPQYRKGQVRGALGREWGSVCPLLQQLLRRTDSPGAVKARVLRCLSSWVLLDVPLSESEGLVHDCFSALPDPELFDTAVEAIVNAISQPDSQRYVNTLLKLVPQVLALQEQLREAVQNGDMETCHGICRIAVTLGENHSRTLLEQVDHWQSFLALVNMIMFCTGIPGHYPVNETTSSLTLTFWYTLQDEIMSFESDKQAVYLQVYRPVYFQLVDVLLHKAQFPSDQEYASWSSDEKEQFRIYRVDISDTLMYVYEMLGAELLSNLYDKLGRLLTNAEQPTSWQHTEALLYGFQSIAETIDVNYSDVIPGLIGLIPRININNVQLADTVMFTIGALAEWLADHPVMLSSVLPLVLQALGNPDLSVSSVSTLKKICRECKYDLPPYATNIVAVSQEVLIKQIHKTSQCMWLMQALGFLLSALPVEDILRNLHSLITPYIQQLEKLADETPNPSNKLAIIHILGLLSNLFTTLDISKQDDESADGSAPPVKTAPPPPGPNPVVVVLQQVFALIQTVLSKWLNDSQVVEAVCAIFEKSVKTLLHDFAPMVSQLSEMLGQMYSTIPQASALDLTRQMVHIFASETDHFPPIKALFELVTSVTLSIFQQGPRDHPDIVDSFMQLQAQALKRKPDLFLSESLDVKAVFHCGVLSLKFPEAPTVKSTCLFFTELLPHCSDVPPLARVVQEDGKLLVQAVLEGIGGGASRSLMDQFAEVLFCLNKHCFSLLAVWLKEALQPPGFPSSRVTAEQKDNFSQQILRERVNKRRVKDIVKEFTLLCRGLHGTEYAAEY; encoded by the exons ATGGAGACGCCGGGGAGGATAGCATCCACACCGGACGCCCTGGACTTCACGGTGGAAAACGTAGAGAAG gCCCTCCACCAGTTGTACTATGATCCCAATATAGAAAACAAGAATCTGGCCCAGAAATGGCTAATGCAGGCTCAGGTCTCGCCTCAGGCCTGGCAGTTTTGCTGGGCCCTGCTGAGCCCAGACAAG GTGCCAGAGATCCAGTACTTTGGTGCTAGTGCTCTTCACACCAAGATCTCTCGCTATTGGTCAGACATCCCCACAGACCAGTATGAGTCTCTGAAGACCCAGCTTTTCTCCCAGATTGCCTGCTTCTCCTCCGGCTCCAAGATGGTGCTCACCCGGCTGTGTGTGGCCCTGGCCTCTCTGGCGCTCAACACAATGCCTGAGGCCTGGCCAGGCGCAGTGGCAGAGATGGTGCGGGTGTtccaggaggaggggggaggggtggaTGGGCGTGCACGCTGCCTGGCATTGCTGGAGCTGCTCACAGTCCTGCCTGAAGAGTTCCAGACCAGCCGTCTGCCACAGTACCGAAAGGGGCAG GTCCGGGGTGCCCTGGGCCGGGAGTGGGGGTCAGTGTGTCCCTTACTGCAGCAACTGCTGCGACGGACGGACAGCCCCGGGGCAGTGAAAGCTCGCGTGCTGCGCTGCCTGTCATCCTGGGTGCTGCTAGATGTGCCCCTCAGCGAGAGCGAAGGCCTGGTGCACGACTGCTTCAGTGCCCTGCCTGACCCGGAGCTCTTCGACACAGCGGTAGAGGCAATAGTCAATGCCATCTCACAGCCCGACTCCCAAAG ATATGTGAACACTTTGCTGAAACTGGTTCCTCAAGTGCTGGCCCTCCAGGAGCAGCTCAGAGAGGCTGTTCAGAATGGAGACATGGAGACCTGCCACGGTATCTGCCGGATCGCTGTCACACTAGGAGAGAACCACTCAAG GACTCTGTTGGAACAGGTGGACCACTGGCAGAGCTTCCTGGCTTTAGTCAACATGATCATGTTTTGTACAGGCATCCCCGGCCACTACCCGGTCAATGAGACCACCAGCTCCCTCACACTCACCTTCTGGTACACACTACAA GATGAAATCATGTCGTTTGAGTCGGATAAGCAGGCAGTGTATCTGCAGGTCTACAGGCCAGTGTATTTCCAGCTGGTGGATGTTCTGCTGCACAAAGCCCAGTTCCCGTCCGACCAGGAGTACGCATCCTGGTCCTCAGATGAGAAAGAGCAGTTCAGGATCTACAG GGTGGATATCTCAGACACGCTCATGTACGTGTACGAGATGCTGGGAGCGGAGCTGCTGAGTAACCTGTATGATAAACTAGGGAGACTGTTGACTAATGCAGAGCAGCCCACGTCATGGCAG CACACAGAAGCTTTGCTGTACGGCTTCCAGTCCATAGCCGAGACGATAGATGTGAATTACTCAGACGTTATCCCAGGCCTGATAGGACTCATCCCCAGAATAAACATCAACAACGTCCAGTTAGCGGACACAGTGATGTTCACAATAG GCGCTCTGGCTGAATGGTTGGCAGACCACCCAGTGATGCTCAGCAGTGTCTTGCCCTTGGTGCTACAGGCTTTAGGGAATCcagacctctctgtctcctctgtctctacACTCAAGAAAATTTGTAGAGAATGCAAATATGACCTGCCACCTTACGCAACCAATATAGTAGCTGTCTCTCAG GAGGTGCTTATAAAGCAGATCCACAAG ACAAGTCAGTGCATGTGGCTGATGCAGGCTCTGGGCTTCCTGCTCTCCGCTCTCCCCGTGGAAGACATACTAAGAAACCTTCACTCTCTCATCACACCCTACATTCAGCAACTGGAGAAGCTAGCGGACGAGACG CCTAATCCCTCCAACAAGTTAGCAATCATCCACATACTGGGTCTGCTCTCCAACCTGTTCACTACGCTCGACATCAGCAAGCAGGATGACGAGTCAGCGGACGGCTCAGCACCACCTGTCAAAACAGCCCCGCCCCCACCTGGACCAAACCCG gtggtggtggttttgCAGCAAGTGTTCGCTCTCATACAGACCGTGCTCAGCAAGTGGCTCAATGACTCGCAGGTTGTAGAG GCGGTGTGCGCCATCTTTGAGAAGTCGGTAAAGACTCTGCTCCATGACTTTGCTCCCATGGTGTCTCAGCTAAGTGAGATGCTTGGACAGATGTACAGTACAATTCCCCAGGCCTCAGCCCTTGACCTCACGCGACAG ATGGTGCATATCTTTGCCAGCGAGACGGACCACTTCCCACCCATCAAGGCTCTGTTTGAGCTCGTTACCTCGGTAACGCTGTCCATCTTCCAGCAAG gACCCAGGGATCATCCTGATATTGTTGATTCATTTATGCAACTCCAAGCTCAg GCCCTCAAACGGAAGCCCGATTTGTTCTTGTCTGAGAGTCTTGATGTGAAAGCAGTGTTCCACTGTG GAGTTCTGTCACTCAAATTTCCAGAAGCTCCGACAGTCAAGTCAACGTGCTTGTTCTTT ACTGAACTGTTACCCCACTGCTCAGATGTGCCTCCGCTGGCCAGGGTGGTGCAGGAGGATGGCAAGCTGTTGGTACAGGCCGTGTTGGAG GGCATCGGGGGCGGGGCATCCCGGAGCCTGATGGACCAGTTTGCAGAAGtgcttttctgtctgaacaAGCACTGCTTTTCCCTGCTCGCTGTGTGGCTGAAGGAGGCGCTGCAGCCTCCAGGGTTCCCGTCGTCACGGGTCACAGCTGAACAGAAAGACAACTTCTCACAGCAGATACTCAG AGAACGAGTGAACAAGAGGAGGGTGAAGGACATAGTGAAGGAGTTCACACTATTGTGCAGAGGGCTCCATGGTACTGAGTACGCCGCTGAGTACTGA